Genomic window (Paraburkholderia phenazinium):
AATCTCGGGTTCGACGACCGGCCGGCAGGTGAACTGCGTCGCGTCCAGCCGCCGGCAATAGGGCGCGGGCAACAGCGCAATGCCAACGCCGGCCAGCACCAGCGCCGCCATGAAATCCCAGTGACCGCTGCGCCCGACGATGGTCGGCGCGAAGCCGGCCGCGCGACACGCGTTCTGCACCACGTCGTTAAGCGCGAGGCTCTCGCCATAGAACACGAACGGCTCGGCCGCGAGATCCGCGAGCGGCACCTGCTGCAGCGCGTCCCAGCGCGAACCGCGGCGCGCGACCAGCCAGAGCAACTGGTGTGTCATCGGCAGCACATCAATGTGTTCGGGGTCCACGGGCTGCAGCACACCGCCCAACTCCAGCTCGCCGTTGATCAGCGCCGTTTCGATGGCCCGCGAGCCCTGTTCGAACAGCTTCAGTTCGATCTTCGGATAGCGCTGGCGAAATTCGGCAATCGCGGGCGTGAACAGCGATCCGCCCATCGGCGGAATGCCGATGGTCAGCTCGCCGCGTCCGAGCGTGTCCAGATCGTTGAGCTCGGCCTGCAATTGCGCATGCGCGGCGAGCACGTCCTGGCCGCGCTGATAGACGATGCGCCCGGCGTCGGTGAGCACCATCTGGCGGCCGTCTCGCAGCAACAGCGGCGAGCCGATCTCGTCTTCCAGCGACTTCACCATCTTGCTGATGGTGGGCTGCGTGACGAACATCTGCTCGGCGGCCACGGTAAAGCTCTGCTGGCGCACGACTTCGACGAAATAGCGGAGGGCACGAAGTTCCACGATCTCAGGCTCCGGAATTCCAATATGGAATGATTTTTACGATGATGAGTCATTATATTTATGTTGCGGCGCAGCCTAAGCACTTTTGTCGTATGTGACCTGGGGATTGTCACCAGCGCTTCACGCCTCCCGTCCGCCGACGCCACTGCCTTTTCAGGATGGTCTTTGAAAGCGCCGCGCTATCATGATCCCCCTCTCGTACCCGCGCTTTCGCGCCGTTCTCCCCATCCCATGTTGCCCGTTTCGATCGTCATTCCCTGCTACAACGCTGCCGCCACCCTCGCACGCACGCTCGATAGCTGCGTCATCCAGCCCGAGGCGGCGCAGATCGTCGTCGTGGATGACGGCTCGAGCGACGCTTCGATCGAGATCGTGCGCCGCTACGGCGAGCGCGACGCGCGCATCGGTCTGCTGCAGATGCCGGTGAACGGCGGCGCCGCGCGGGCGCGCAACTGGGCCGCGATGCATGCCACACAGCCGCTGCTGGCTTTCATCGACGCCGACGACGAATACTTCCCCGGCGCGCTTGCGGCCGCTAGCGGCTTTCTCGAACAGCATCCCGGCGAAGCCTCGATCCGGCTCGACGTCGAGTACGCGGGCTTTCCGGCGGAGATCGTCGGGCATCCGCAGTTCGACGCGCACGCTGCGACACTGAGCAATACGGTGCCGAGCAGCCTGATCATTCGCCGGCCGGTCTATGCGGCGCTAGGCGGCTTCCCGATGGACGCGTTTTTCCGCCGCAACGGCGGGGAAGACGGTGCGTTTTCGTGGGCCCTGCGCGAACTGTTCGGCAACCCGCGTCTCTCCGACGCCAAGCGGGTGCGCATGCACTACCACCCGCGCATCCATGCCGAGCGCTATTTCCGCATCTGCTTCGGCATGCAGGCGCCGGTTCAGGCGGATCTGGAAGAGTCGTTCCGGCTCTCCGGCCAGTTTCTCGAAGCGGCCAAGGCCGGCATCGCGCAATTGCGCACGCTGAACGCACCGGCCGCCGGGGCGGCCTAAACCCCCAAGAGGCGTCCAGGCGTCCTCAAAAAGCGCCCACGCACCCTCGCAAAGCGTTCAGGCCTCCTCGCAAGCCCCGCGTCACCCCGAGTTCATCTCGATTTGCTACAATCGCCGTTCGTCTTCGAGGAGCGTTGCGACGGGTACCGCGAATCTGCATTCGCTGGCCGCCCGCCAGGCTCGGAGGCTTTCAATCGGACGGCTTGAATGCGCGCAGCGCTTT
Coding sequences:
- a CDS encoding LysR family transcriptional regulator, with amino-acid sequence MELRALRYFVEVVRQQSFTVAAEQMFVTQPTISKMVKSLEDEIGSPLLLRDGRQMVLTDAGRIVYQRGQDVLAAHAQLQAELNDLDTLGRGELTIGIPPMGGSLFTPAIAEFRQRYPKIELKLFEQGSRAIETALINGELELGGVLQPVDPEHIDVLPMTHQLLWLVARRGSRWDALQQVPLADLAAEPFVFYGESLALNDVVQNACRAAGFAPTIVGRSGHWDFMAALVLAGVGIALLPAPYCRRLDATQFTCRPVVEPEIPWEMAIGWRRNGYLSHAARAWLEVARETLRAQTGDDLMHWPDIGITGAAPAGVASTGDGAGRV
- a CDS encoding glycosyltransferase family 2 protein; translation: MLPVSIVIPCYNAAATLARTLDSCVIQPEAAQIVVVDDGSSDASIEIVRRYGERDARIGLLQMPVNGGAARARNWAAMHATQPLLAFIDADDEYFPGALAAASGFLEQHPGEASIRLDVEYAGFPAEIVGHPQFDAHAATLSNTVPSSLIIRRPVYAALGGFPMDAFFRRNGGEDGAFSWALRELFGNPRLSDAKRVRMHYHPRIHAERYFRICFGMQAPVQADLEESFRLSGQFLEAAKAGIAQLRTLNAPAAGAA